One Qiania dongpingensis genomic window carries:
- a CDS encoding recombinase family protein has product MKARKTDAGKITALYERLSRDDDLTGDSNSIINQKKLLEDYAREHGFTNCVHFTDDGWSGANFERPNWKRMIAGIEIGEIGYVLVKDLSRVGRDYLQVGFYTEVMFKERGVRFIAIANGVDSDKRESSEFAPFLNIMNEWYVRDSSRKITSVLRARGMSGKHTNSHCIYGYKKDPNDKDHWIIDEEAAEVVRRIYHMALESKGPYEIARILALEKIERPSYYLAQRGVGKHQSNYNPAERYTWRGGTVADILSKPEYMGHTVNFRTYKESYKDKRSRMTPQEDLVIFENTQEAIIDRETWERVQSLRKTIRRTDTIGAANPLTGLMFCADCGAKMYNHRGGAGIARDWAGRPNGKKRPERDEYNCSRYDLGNQHYDRYCTTHLIRTAVVNELLLEAIKEVCDYALNNETAFMEQVCSASSERQAKAAKAIRQRKQRSEKRTDELSRLIRKLYEDNVNGKLSDKLFEQMLHDFEAELESLTESIAQDQQELDRISRETVNAEKFLDLVKKYTDFSELTPAMINEFVEKILVHQAEGKGASRTQEVEIFFNFVGKVEIPHEEIKLTEEEKAALAEQERRRAKKAEYNRRYMEKKRRQWKEQREQEQAQKPQELPSAADEKGEHIA; this is encoded by the coding sequence ATGAAAGCAAGGAAAACTGACGCAGGAAAGATAACCGCATTATACGAGCGTTTGAGCCGCGACGATGACCTCACAGGCGACAGCAACAGCATAATCAACCAAAAGAAGCTGCTTGAAGATTATGCAAGAGAGCATGGATTTACGAATTGCGTCCACTTTACCGACGATGGCTGGTCTGGGGCAAACTTCGAGCGTCCGAACTGGAAACGCATGATTGCGGGAATTGAAATCGGCGAAATCGGCTATGTACTGGTAAAGGATTTAAGTCGTGTCGGTAGAGATTATTTGCAAGTGGGATTTTACACAGAAGTCATGTTCAAAGAGCGCGGCGTCCGATTTATCGCCATAGCAAACGGAGTTGACAGCGACAAGCGCGAAAGCAGCGAGTTTGCCCCGTTTTTGAACATTATGAACGAATGGTATGTGCGCGACAGCAGCCGCAAAATAACAAGCGTTCTCCGCGCAAGGGGAATGTCCGGCAAGCATACAAACAGCCATTGTATTTATGGCTATAAGAAAGACCCCAACGACAAAGACCACTGGATTATCGACGAGGAAGCCGCCGAGGTAGTACGCCGGATTTACCACATGGCGTTAGAAAGCAAAGGCCCGTATGAAATCGCTCGTATCCTTGCTTTAGAAAAGATTGAAAGACCGTCCTATTACCTTGCACAGCGCGGCGTGGGAAAACATCAATCAAACTATAACCCCGCTGAACGGTACACATGGCGCGGCGGCACAGTTGCCGACATTCTATCCAAGCCAGAGTACATGGGGCATACGGTAAACTTCCGCACCTATAAAGAAAGCTATAAGGACAAACGCTCCAGAATGACACCGCAAGAGGATTTAGTCATTTTTGAGAATACGCAGGAAGCCATTATTGACAGGGAAACATGGGAGCGTGTTCAGAGCTTGCGGAAAACCATACGCCGGACGGACACCATAGGCGCGGCAAATCCCTTAACAGGCTTGATGTTTTGTGCGGATTGCGGAGCGAAAATGTATAACCACAGGGGCGGGGCGGGAATTGCGCGCGACTGGGCTGGGCGACCCAACGGAAAGAAGCGTCCAGAACGCGACGAATACAACTGTTCCCGTTATGATTTAGGCAACCAGCACTACGATAGATACTGTACAACGCACCTTATCCGCACAGCGGTTGTAAATGAACTTCTGCTTGAAGCTATCAAAGAAGTGTGCGACTATGCGCTGAATAATGAAACGGCATTTATGGAACAGGTCTGCTCTGCTTCCAGCGAACGACAGGCGAAAGCGGCAAAGGCAATCCGGCAGCGGAAACAGCGCAGCGAAAAGCGGACTGACGAATTGAGCCGCTTAATCCGCAAACTTTATGAGGACAATGTAAACGGTAAACTTTCTGATAAGCTCTTTGAGCAAATGTTACATGATTTTGAAGCGGAATTAGAGAGTTTGACCGAGAGCATAGCACAAGACCAACAGGAACTTGACCGCATAAGCCGGGAAACTGTCAACGCTGAAAAATTCCTTGACCTTGTAAAAAAGTACACGGATTTTTCCGAGCTTACCCCCGCCATGATAAATGAATTTGTTGAAAAAATCCTTGTTCATCAAGCCGAGGGCAAGGGGGCAAGCCGCACACAGGAGGTTGAGATTTTCTTTAATTTTGTCGGCAAAGTGGAAATCCCCCATGAAGAAATCAAACTGACAGAGGAAGAAAAAGCCGCATTAGCGGAGCAGGAACGACGCAGAGCGAAAAAAGCGGAATATAACCGCCGCTATATGGAGAAGAAACGCAGACAATGGAAAGAGCAGCGGGAACAGGAACAGGCGCAGAAGCCCCAAGAGCTTCCCTCTGCCGCAGACGAGAAAGGAGAACATATCGCATGA
- a CDS encoding TnpV protein — MRRLIDNGNTYAARPPYIGHYGRLRKAYLESYRPDLYAALTASETLYEHCAEIDAAARSRIDLIMSQLAKSAGVAEKLKAKDPLAWVGLMNACKAQAEKIVKHELIYV, encoded by the coding sequence ATGAGAAGATTGATTGACAATGGAAACACATACGCTGCCAGACCACCTTATATCGGGCATTACGGACGCTTGCGGAAAGCCTACCTTGAGAGCTACCGCCCCGACCTCTACGCCGCCCTTACCGCCAGTGAAACGCTCTATGAGCATTGCGCCGAGATTGACGCAGCCGCCCGAAGCCGGATTGACCTTATCATGTCGCAGCTTGCTAAGAGTGCGGGAGTTGCCGAGAAATTAAAAGCAAAAGATCCGCTTGCGTGGGTGGGACTGATGAACGCTTGCAAGGCACAGGCGGAGAAAATCGTGAAGCACGAGTTAATCTATGTTTGA
- a CDS encoding RNA polymerase sigma factor, with translation MIEDEKIIELFSQRSEEAIRELDIKYGKVYQKLSYNIVNNRQDAEECVNDAYLGTWNAIPPAKPDPLLTYVCKIVRNISLKIYYRKEAAKRSSHYTIAMEEIEACIADPNTVETEIEARELARIIENFLDTLTVENRVIFIRRYWFSESCKDIAEFVGLTEKNISVRLTRIRQKMKDYLIEREVFI, from the coding sequence TTGATAGAAGATGAAAAAATCATAGAACTTTTTTCCCAACGTTCAGAAGAAGCTATACGGGAACTGGATATAAAATACGGCAAAGTTTATCAAAAGCTCTCGTATAACATTGTGAACAACAGACAGGACGCGGAGGAATGTGTGAATGACGCTTACTTAGGCACATGGAACGCAATTCCCCCGGCGAAGCCTGACCCGCTGCTGACCTATGTCTGTAAAATCGTTCGGAACATTTCATTGAAGATTTATTACAGAAAGGAAGCAGCCAAACGAAGCAGCCATTACACGATTGCTATGGAGGAAATCGAAGCCTGCATAGCAGACCCCAACACAGTTGAAACGGAGATTGAAGCCAGAGAATTAGCCCGTATCATTGAAAACTTTTTGGACACGCTGACCGTTGAAAATCGAGTTATCTTCATACGGCGGTATTGGTTTTCTGAAAGCTGCAAAGATATAGCCGAGTTTGTAGGGCTTACAGAGAAAAACATCTCCGTCCGGCTGACCCGTATCCGTCAAAAAATGAAAGACTATTTAATCGAAAGAGAGGTATTTATATGA
- a CDS encoding DUF3847 domain-containing protein — protein MTKPREKTLEKLTAEIEDGKKKIRQFENREKMLRQKLSKEERRTRSHRLIVRGAVFESIVPEAKDMTDEEAAALLRLALTSQPAREYVKKRAEGATS, from the coding sequence ATGACGAAACCGAGAGAGAAAACCCTTGAAAAACTGACCGCCGAGATTGAGGACGGAAAGAAGAAAATCCGGCAGTTTGAGAACCGGGAAAAGATGTTGCGTCAGAAGTTATCCAAAGAGGAACGCAGGACACGCAGCCACCGCCTTATCGTCCGGGGCGCGGTCTTTGAAAGCATTGTGCCGGAAGCAAAGGACATGACCGACGAGGAAGCAGCCGCGCTTCTCCGGCTTGCCTTGACGAGCCAGCCAGCGCGGGAATATGTGAAAAAACGAGCCGAGGGAGCGACAAGCTGA
- the mobQ gene encoding MobQ family relaxase, giving the protein MLRKLFTSNKSEIALTEVIPIAIYHCNISIVSRGKGKSAVGAAAYRSGEKITNEWDGMTHDYTRKRGVIHTEIMLPPHAPPSFSDRAILWNSVELSEKAGNAQLAREIDAALPVELSREEQIRLVREYCSSQFVSKGMCVDFAIHDTDSGNPHCHIMLTMRPLDERGAWAAKSKKEYDLDENGERIRLPSGRYKTHKVDLTGWNSQENALVWRKAWADISNEFLERAGSPERIDHRSNAERGIDEIPTVHMGVAACQMEKKGIATEKGELNRNIRKANRLIKEIRAQIGNLKEWIAGLLAEKEAAPEKPQPPQSPDLANLLMKYLSVQREKSRKYSQSWQRQHAADELKTVSQAVNFLAGRGISTLAELDASLSSVREKSDAIREGMKAAEKRMKELQKLIEYGENYLKYKPVHDELKTLKNGWTNKRDKYEEAHRTELALWNAASRYLHANLPQGVKSLPIAEWKKECAALKAQNTADYTKLKETRAEVAELQNIRKCVEIAQRADQPEQTRAKRQKQER; this is encoded by the coding sequence TTGCTACGCAAGCTATTCACTTCCAACAAGTCTGAAATCGCTCTAACGGAGGTGATACCCATAGCGATTTATCATTGTAACATCAGCATTGTCAGTCGTGGAAAAGGCAAGTCTGCCGTAGGCGCAGCCGCCTACCGAAGCGGCGAAAAAATCACGAATGAGTGGGACGGAATGACCCATGACTACACAAGGAAACGCGGCGTCATTCATACCGAAATCATGCTGCCGCCCCATGCCCCGCCCTCTTTCTCTGACCGCGCTATCCTATGGAACAGCGTGGAGCTTTCCGAGAAAGCCGGGAACGCGCAGCTTGCAAGGGAGATTGACGCAGCCCTACCCGTAGAATTATCCAGAGAGGAACAGATACGGCTTGTCCGGGAATACTGTTCCTCTCAATTTGTTTCCAAAGGAATGTGCGTTGATTTTGCCATTCACGACACCGACAGCGGCAACCCCCATTGTCATATCATGCTTACTATGCGACCCCTTGACGAGCGCGGCGCATGGGCGGCGAAATCCAAAAAGGAATATGACCTTGACGAGAACGGGGAGCGCATACGCTTACCGAGTGGCAGATACAAGACCCACAAGGTAGACCTCACAGGTTGGAACAGCCAAGAGAACGCGCTTGTCTGGCGCAAGGCGTGGGCGGATATTTCCAACGAGTTTTTAGAACGCGCCGGAAGCCCGGAGCGTATCGACCACCGCAGCAACGCCGAGCGCGGCATTGATGAAATCCCCACCGTCCACATGGGCGTGGCGGCTTGTCAAATGGAGAAGAAAGGCATAGCCACCGAAAAGGGCGAGCTTAACCGGAATATCCGCAAGGCAAACCGACTGATTAAGGAAATCCGGGCGCAGATCGGCAACCTCAAAGAATGGATTGCCGGACTGCTTGCAGAGAAAGAAGCTGCCCCCGAAAAGCCGCAGCCGCCCCAGTCTCCCGACCTTGCAAATCTTCTGATGAAGTATCTAAGCGTCCAGAGGGAAAAGAGCCGGAAGTATTCGCAGAGCTGGCAAAGGCAGCACGCAGCCGACGAACTGAAAACCGTATCACAGGCGGTCAATTTCCTTGCGGGGCGCGGTATTTCTACCCTTGCGGAGCTGGACGCTTCCCTTTCCTCTGTCCGTGAGAAATCCGACGCTATCCGTGAGGGCATGAAAGCCGCCGAGAAGCGCATGAAAGAGCTTCAAAAGCTGATTGAATACGGGGAGAATTATCTGAAATACAAGCCCGTACACGACGAGTTGAAAACGCTGAAAAATGGCTGGACGAACAAACGCGATAAGTACGAGGAAGCCCACCGTACCGAGCTTGCCCTATGGAACGCGGCGAGCCGCTATCTTCACGCCAACTTGCCGCAAGGCGTGAAATCCTTGCCTATCGCGGAATGGAAAAAGGAGTGCGCCGCCCTCAAAGCGCAGAACACCGCCGACTATACGAAGCTCAAAGAAACCCGCGCCGAGGTTGCCGAGCTTCAGAATATCCGAAAGTGTGTGGAGATTGCACAGCGGGCAGACCAGCCGGAGCAGACCCGCGCCAAGCGGCAGAAACAGGAGCGATAA
- a CDS encoding cytidine deaminase family protein — MWNKLYNAAVNVQNSRTISPFIEAGGVAAAILTKQGNIYVGVCIDTASTLGMCAERNAIANMITNGESQIDKVVAVMPDGRVGSPCGACREYMMQLDKDSGDIEILLDLETNKTVKLKELIPDWWGYDKFGE, encoded by the coding sequence ATGTGGAACAAATTATATAATGCAGCAGTTAATGTACAAAATAGTCGAACAATTTCCCCTTTTATAGAGGCAGGAGGAGTTGCGGCAGCTATTCTTACTAAGCAAGGAAATATTTATGTTGGTGTTTGTATTGATACTGCGTCAACACTTGGAATGTGCGCGGAAAGAAATGCTATTGCCAATATGATTACAAATGGCGAGAGCCAGATTGATAAAGTTGTAGCAGTAATGCCTGATGGTCGGGTTGGTTCTCCTTGCGGTGCTTGTCGCGAGTATATGATGCAGTTAGATAAGGATAGCGGAGATATTGAAATTCTTCTTGACCTTGAAACAAATAAAACAGTAAAACTTAAAGAGTTAATCCCAGATTGGTGGGGATACGATAAATTTGGCGAATAG
- a CDS encoding AAA family ATPase, producing the protein MYYTQEQIDRANAADLVSFLQGQGEQLTRAGNEYRWKRHDSLTVRGNKWYRHSQSKGGAPIDFVMEFYGKSFTEAVELLTGEKGAAPPPDRPSPAPLSDFRLPPRSPDNSTARNYLTAARRIDEDVTGFFFSTGNIYEEAAHHNAVFVGRDESGVPRYAHQRGTAGSFRLDVKGSDKAFNFCYRGEGERLFVFEAPIDLLSFLCLFKKDWQKQSYLALGGVGEKALLRFLSDRPNIKTVYLCLDSDQAGNDACSRLVKLMPEGLTVHRLIPLFKDWNEVQTRRGEITDGKYLREAVYGLKEPQPEETVEIIRMSEVDTQAVEWLWEPYIPFGKVTIVQGNPGEGKTTFALRLAAACTTGGTLPGMKPMPPFQVIYQTAEDGLGDTVKPRLIEAAADLDRVLVIDEAKRELTLSDGRIEKAIVQNGARLIILDPIQAYMGEKADMNKANEVRPIFRRLAEVAERTGCAVILIGHLNKAAGGQSAYRGLGSIDFRAAARSVLLIGRVKREPNVRVIIHDKSSLAPEGKPVAFCLDPDTGFSWIGEYDITADELLSGAGGNTATKTEQAEKLILDLLVDGKELASEEIVKAAAQAGISERTVQNAKRNMSDILGARRVGGQWYNFIKKKHQPETAI; encoded by the coding sequence ATGTATTACACCCAAGAACAGATAGACCGGGCAAACGCCGCCGACCTTGTTTCTTTTCTGCAAGGACAGGGCGAACAGCTTACCCGCGCCGGAAACGAATACCGCTGGAAGCGGCACGACAGCTTGACTGTCCGGGGAAACAAATGGTATCGCCACAGCCAGAGCAAGGGCGGCGCACCCATTGATTTTGTCATGGAGTTTTACGGAAAGAGCTTTACCGAAGCCGTGGAACTTCTCACAGGAGAAAAAGGCGCAGCACCGCCGCCGGACAGACCAAGCCCCGCGCCCCTCTCTGACTTCCGACTGCCGCCCCGCAGCCCCGACAACAGCACAGCGAGGAACTACCTCACAGCAGCCCGCCGCATTGATGAAGATGTGACGGGCTTTTTCTTTTCCACCGGGAATATTTACGAGGAAGCCGCCCACCATAACGCCGTATTTGTCGGCAGAGATGAAAGCGGCGTACCGCGATACGCCCACCAGCGCGGCACAGCCGGGAGCTTCCGGCTTGACGTGAAAGGCAGCGACAAAGCCTTTAACTTCTGCTATCGCGGCGAGGGCGAAAGATTGTTTGTCTTTGAAGCACCCATTGACCTGTTATCTTTCCTCTGTCTGTTCAAAAAGGACTGGCAGAAGCAAAGCTATCTGGCGTTGGGCGGCGTGGGCGAGAAAGCCCTTTTACGCTTCCTCTCTGACCGCCCCAACATCAAGACCGTGTACCTCTGCCTTGATAGCGACCAAGCCGGAAACGACGCTTGCAGCCGCCTTGTGAAGCTCATGCCGGAGGGCTTGACCGTCCACCGCCTTATCCCTCTTTTCAAGGACTGGAACGAGGTACAGACGCGCCGGGGAGAAATCACAGACGGGAAATATCTCCGGGAAGCCGTCTATGGACTGAAAGAGCCGCAGCCGGAGGAAACCGTCGAGATTATCCGCATGAGCGAGGTGGACACCCAAGCCGTAGAATGGTTGTGGGAGCCTTATATCCCCTTTGGGAAAGTTACAATAGTACAGGGCAACCCCGGCGAGGGAAAGACCACCTTTGCCTTGCGCCTTGCCGCCGCCTGCACCACCGGGGGGACGCTGCCGGGCATGAAGCCCATGCCGCCCTTTCAAGTGATTTACCAGACCGCCGAGGACGGGCTGGGCGATACCGTCAAGCCCCGACTGATAGAAGCCGCCGCAGACCTTGACCGCGTGCTTGTGATTGATGAAGCCAAGCGGGAGCTTACCCTATCCGACGGGCGCATAGAGAAAGCAATCGTCCAGAACGGGGCGCGTCTGATTATCCTTGACCCCATACAGGCGTACATGGGCGAGAAAGCCGACATGAACAAGGCTAACGAGGTACGCCCCATTTTTCGCCGCCTTGCCGAAGTTGCGGAGCGTACAGGGTGCGCGGTTATCCTTATCGGACACCTGAACAAAGCAGCCGGAGGACAGAGCGCATACCGGGGCTTAGGCTCTATCGACTTTAGAGCCGCCGCCCGGAGCGTGCTTTTAATCGGGCGCGTGAAGCGTGAGCCGAATGTGCGCGTCATTATCCATGACAAATCTTCCCTTGCGCCGGAGGGGAAGCCCGTAGCCTTTTGCCTTGACCCCGATACGGGCTTTTCATGGATAGGCGAATATGATATAACCGCTGATGAACTGCTATCCGGCGCGGGCGGCAACACCGCCACTAAGACCGAACAGGCGGAAAAGCTGATACTTGACCTACTGGTGGACGGAAAGGAGCTTGCCAGCGAGGAAATAGTAAAAGCCGCCGCCCAAGCCGGAATATCCGAGAGGACGGTACAGAACGCCAAGCGCAATATGAGCGATATTCTGGGCGCAAGGCGCGTCGGCGGTCAATGGTACAACTTCATCAAGAAGAAGCACCAGCCCGAAACCGCAATCTGA
- a CDS encoding transposon-encoded TnpW family protein, whose amino-acid sequence MNNETRKTDSTTAAASPLTVKEAPQPVMIKKIGKTTYRVKIHFSETSKETMSDKIKRLILNDSEKIS is encoded by the coding sequence ATGAACAATGAAACCCGCAAGACCGACAGCACCACCGCAGCCGCTTCCCCTCTGACCGTAAAGGAGGCCCCGCAGCCCGTTATGATAAAGAAAATCGGGAAAACCACCTACCGCGTTAAAATCCATTTCAGCGAAACGAGCAAAGAAACCATGAGCGACAAAATCAAGCGGCTTATTTTGAATGATAGCGAAAAAATTTCTTAA
- a CDS encoding immunoglobulin has product MKLSLVERETILLYNQAEPMAEIYTHDPRLMEKLELLAKKHPDQITRKDAHNFTVPKRCVSVREPYSAERRKAASERAKAAGYQPPVRKSSS; this is encoded by the coding sequence ATGAAGCTCTCTTTAGTGGAACGGGAAACCATTCTCCTCTATAACCAGGCAGAACCAATGGCTGAGATCTATACCCATGATCCCCGTCTGATGGAGAAGCTGGAACTGCTGGCAAAAAAGCACCCCGACCAGATCACCCGAAAGGACGCCCATAACTTTACCGTTCCTAAGCGGTGTGTATCAGTCCGAGAGCCATACAGCGCAGAACGCCGCAAAGCTGCCAGTGAACGGGCGAAAGCTGCCGGATACCAGCCCCCTGTGAGAAAGTCCAGCAGTTAA
- a CDS encoding LPD28 domain-containing protein yields the protein MAENVFEAVKQSVSTRDAAAFYGIEVKRNGMACCPFHDDKNPSMKVDQRFHCFGCGEDGDVIDFTAKLFDLSTKEAAEKLAQDFGLIYDSQAPPRRRYVRQKTEAQKFREDRQRCYRVLSDYYYLLKKWEADNSPRTPEEEPHPRFVEAIQKKTYVEYLLDLFLYESEEEQKAWIAEHTAEITHLERRLKIMAENKPTNRERLREITDGIEQGIKELFESEKYMRYLSVMSRFHRYSVNNTMLIYMQKPDATLVAGYNKWKDQFERHVKKGEHGITIIAPTPYKKKIEEQKLDPDTKAPILDKDGKIVTEEKEIEIPMFRPVKVFDVSQTDGKPLPELASSLSGNVPNYEAFMEALRRSALVPITFEAMAADTDGYFSADHQKIAIRQGMSEVQTVSATVHEIAHSKLHNQKKIQIANDEQYQEIELFDKPGLFSNGRIARDNLPEGVYYYDLRGSDYDPGEPVCVEEQVVVNHAGSVLLTEPLELAEDGRLMLTEEEGLNFVGGFSTLTQFLQEHRKDRHTEEVEAESISYAVCKYFGIETGENSFGYIASWSQGKELKELRASLETINKTSGTLISDIERHYKEICKERGIDPHAKAESETAPIEQPTGNLTYYVAECMEFPNLGEYHDNLSLEEAVRIYQEIPAERMNGIKGIGFELKDGSDYEGPFPILTGQTIDLDTIQAIDYYRDNPLVQKAVKELAAAMPEMEVLGADANQQEALFLINDTTYLHIQPCDSGWDYTLYDAASMKELDGGQLDMPELSCMKVVLQICDDNDLDSTSLRRAPLSMVETLQEAAYEQMQAEASQMTASSQLPEAQEQALDEYPMPDEQVSTPDMQEYGYSYDGMLPVTRERALELDAAGLTVYVLHEDNTESMVFDPQEIMDHGGLFGVDHEEWEKSPQFHEKVMERQEHQQEREQAFLSQNRDCFAIYQVSRDDPQNVRFMNLDWLKSHDISIDRSNYDLIYTAPLRESGTVPEQLEKLYQQFNLEKPVDFHSPSMSVSDIVAIRQDGKVSCHYCDSVGFTQIPGFLPENPLKNAEMALEDDYGMIDGIINNGAKEPTVAELEQQARNGQPISLMDLAAAAHREEREKKKSVMEQLKSQPKAEHKKIAPKKSAEREI from the coding sequence ATGGCAGAGAATGTATTTGAAGCAGTCAAGCAGTCGGTCAGCACCAGAGATGCGGCAGCGTTTTATGGGATCGAGGTCAAACGAAATGGCATGGCCTGTTGTCCCTTTCACGATGATAAGAACCCAAGCATGAAGGTAGACCAGCGGTTCCACTGCTTTGGCTGCGGTGAAGATGGGGATGTGATCGACTTTACCGCAAAGCTCTTTGACCTCTCCACAAAAGAAGCGGCGGAGAAACTGGCACAGGACTTTGGCCTGATCTATGACAGTCAGGCCCCTCCCCGTAGGAGATATGTCCGGCAGAAAACAGAGGCACAAAAGTTTCGGGAGGACCGGCAGCGGTGTTATCGCGTACTGTCCGATTACTACTATCTGCTGAAAAAATGGGAGGCCGACAATTCTCCCCGGACACCGGAGGAAGAACCGCACCCCCGTTTTGTGGAAGCAATCCAGAAGAAAACCTATGTAGAGTACCTGTTGGACCTTTTTCTTTATGAAAGTGAAGAAGAACAAAAGGCATGGATTGCAGAACACACAGCAGAAATCACACACTTGGAAAGGAGATTGAAAATCATGGCTGAGAACAAACCCACCAACCGAGAGCGGCTAAGGGAAATCACAGATGGCATCGAGCAGGGGATCAAGGAACTGTTTGAGAGTGAAAAGTATATGCGCTATCTGTCCGTCATGTCCCGCTTCCACCGCTATTCGGTAAACAACACCATGCTCATCTATATGCAGAAGCCGGACGCTACATTGGTAGCCGGATACAATAAGTGGAAAGACCAGTTTGAGCGTCATGTAAAAAAGGGCGAGCATGGCATTACCATCATTGCTCCCACACCATATAAGAAGAAAATCGAGGAGCAGAAACTGGACCCGGATACCAAGGCTCCGATTTTGGATAAAGACGGAAAGATCGTCACAGAGGAAAAAGAAATCGAGATCCCCATGTTTCGCCCGGTCAAGGTCTTTGATGTGAGCCAGACCGACGGGAAACCTTTGCCTGAGCTTGCTTCCTCCCTTTCCGGCAATGTGCCAAATTATGAGGCATTCATGGAGGCTCTGCGCCGCAGTGCGCTGGTGCCGATCACTTTTGAAGCAATGGCCGCCGATACGGACGGCTATTTTTCTGCCGATCATCAGAAAATCGCCATTCGTCAGGGCATGAGTGAGGTGCAGACGGTTTCGGCCACAGTACACGAGATTGCCCACAGCAAGCTCCACAATCAGAAAAAGATTCAGATTGCCAATGACGAGCAATATCAGGAGATCGAGCTGTTTGATAAACCCGGTCTGTTCTCCAATGGGCGGATTGCCCGTGATAATCTGCCGGAGGGCGTTTATTACTATGACCTGCGCGGTTCTGACTACGACCCCGGAGAGCCGGTCTGTGTAGAAGAACAAGTAGTTGTAAACCATGCAGGTTCCGTTCTGCTGACAGAGCCGCTGGAGTTGGCGGAAGATGGACGCCTGATGCTGACCGAGGAAGAAGGGCTGAATTTTGTTGGCGGCTTTTCTACCCTCACCCAGTTTTTGCAAGAACATAGGAAAGACCGCCACACGGAGGAAGTGGAGGCTGAAAGCATCTCCTACGCAGTCTGCAAATATTTTGGCATCGAGACCGGAGAAAACAGCTTCGGCTATATTGCAAGCTGGAGTCAGGGCAAGGAACTGAAAGAACTGAGAGCCAGTTTGGAGACCATCAACAAAACCTCCGGCACTTTGATCTCTGACATTGAGCGCCACTATAAGGAAATATGCAAAGAGCGTGGGATTGATCCCCATGCAAAGGCAGAGTCGGAAACCGCCCCGATAGAGCAGCCGACCGGCAATCTAACCTACTATGTAGCAGAGTGCATGGAGTTTCCAAACCTCGGAGAATACCACGATAACCTGTCTTTGGAGGAAGCTGTACGCATTTATCAGGAGATTCCGGCAGAGCGAATGAATGGGATCAAGGGCATTGGCTTTGAGCTGAAAGATGGAAGCGACTATGAAGGACCTTTTCCGATTTTGACCGGGCAGACCATTGACCTGGACACCATTCAGGCAATCGACTATTACCGTGATAATCCGTTGGTGCAAAAAGCGGTAAAGGAACTGGCTGCGGCCATGCCGGAAATGGAGGTGCTGGGAGCGGACGCCAACCAGCAGGAGGCTTTGTTTCTGATCAACGATACTACCTATCTTCATATCCAACCTTGTGACAGCGGATGGGACTACACTCTTTACGATGCTGCGTCCATGAAAGAGCTGGATGGTGGTCAGCTGGATATGCCGGAGCTTTCCTGCATGAAGGTAGTTCTCCAGATTTGTGATGATAACGATCTGGACAGCACTTCGCTCAGACGCGCTCCCTTGTCTATGGTTGAGACCTTGCAGGAAGCTGCTTATGAGCAGATGCAGGCAGAGGCAAGTCAGATGACCGCTTCTTCCCAGCTGCCGGAAGCGCAGGAGCAGGCACTGGATGAATACCCCATGCCGGATGAGCAGGTATCCACACCGGATATGCAGGAATATGGCTACTCCTATGATGGGATGCTCCCTGTTACCAGAGAACGGGCGCTGGAACTGGATGCCGCCGGTTTGACCGTCTATGTGCTGCATGAGGACAATACGGAGAGCATGGTGTTTGACCCGCAGGAAATCATGGATCATGGCGGTCTTTTCGGTGTGGACCATGAGGAATGGGAGAAAAGCCCTCAGTTCCACGAAAAGGTCATGGAGCGTCAGGAACATCAGCAGGAACGCGAACAGGCATTTCTCTCTCAGAACAGAGATTGCTTTGCCATCTATCAGGTGAGCCGTGACGATCCGCAGAATGTGCGCTTTATGAATCTGGATTGGTTAAAGTCCCATGACATTTCCATAGACCGCAGCAATTATGACCTCATTTACACAGCTCCTCTGAGGGAGTCTGGCACTGTGCCGGAGCAGTTGGAAAAACTCTATCAGCAATTCAATCTGGAAAAACCCGTGGACTTTCACAGTCCCTCCATGAGCGTCAGCGACATCGTTGCAATCAGACAGGACGGTAAGGTATCCTGTCATTACTGTGACAGCGTTGGTTTTACCCAGATCCCCGGATTCCTGCCAGAAAACCCGCTGAAAAATGCGGAAATGGCCCTGGAGGACGATTATGGCATGATCGACGGTATCATCAACAATGGCGCAAAAGAGCCTACGGTGGCAGAGCTGGAACAGCAGGCCCGCAACGGTCAGCCCATTTCCCTCATGGATTTGGCTGCCGCTGCCCATCGGGAGGAACGGGAAAAGAAAAAGTCCGTCATGGAGCAGCTGAAAAGCCAGCCCAAGGCAGAACACAAAAAGATAGCGCCAAAAAAGAGTGCGGAAAGGGAGATTTGA